A segment of the Mytilus trossulus isolate FHL-02 chromosome 12, PNRI_Mtr1.1.1.hap1, whole genome shotgun sequence genome:
aaaaatatataattgtcccgaataaacagctgtaatggatgcaaagagctattagagaaacaattattttaataaaaatataaatctttgtaagatcttggtcaaatatttatagtttttgacttgctttccatcacgatataattttcgagacgttttttcaaacacaaccaaatcaccctgCGTGACAGCATTTTAttcaatcacagaaaggattttcgagcatgcatAGTCTGTTTCCATAGTGAAGCGTCCTTAACTTCAAAGTGCACAAcccgaaactataccgactacgtcggaaaaatattaatacttttaaaactcAAATTAAGCTAGTGAATTAAGGCGATAAGATATTGCCGATGTTGATATCTAGTCAATCGATTTAGAGATGAAAAAGAAGTATGAGGTACTATAATCTTCTGGGAAATGAGTAAAGTTGACAAGTAATTTTCTTGTTAAGTAAAATATGCAAATGAGAAGATGATTCCATTTTGCAttgttgataaaacatttagataaatataggaagatgtggtatgagtgtaaataatacaacactcCATCCAAGTAAAGATTTACAAAAGTAAACATTTATAGGTTAAAACACGGTCTTCTACACAAAGCCTTGGCACACACCGAAAAGTAAGCTAATACAAAAATTGTGTAATTCTTTTGATGAAAAATACGTCCACGAAACGGAGTTTTGAGCAAATTCCAGCAAtttcaaaaagtagcacatgaaggtatatttattttatcatttttgatttaatatgataaataatagcatgtatgcaaattttcatcaaatttaagTATTGGATCAAAACCATATTGTATACCCTTAAATGCCGAACACatatgttatataaaattttgcttGTTGATCAAATACTCACTATATTCACAGATCCAGGGGTAATTGTTATGGTGGAAAATATAGTTGAAACACGAATAGTCATGCCAATGTCCACCATCTGAATACTTCATTACAATACAGTCCTCAATGATTGCCTGGATATCTGGTTGTCCTGACGCCCAGTTTGTGTACGTGACTGGTTCTCctgaaaatgaaagaacatattATAGGACAATAAAACTGAGAAagggaatggggaatgtgtcaaagcgacaacaactcgaccatagagtagacaacagccgaaggccaccattgggttttcaatgtagcaagtaactcccgcacccggaggcgtccttcagcttgcccttaggaatatgtatactagtacagggATAACGAACGTCAAACTAAACTcagaattatacacaagaaattaaaaactaaaattatgcaagactaaaaaaggtcaaaggctcctgacttgggacaagcgcaAAATTGTGGCGGcgttaaacatatttatgagatctgaaccctcccctatacgtctagccaatgtagaaaaaagtaaacgcattacaaaacgcacattaaaattcagttcaagataAGTCTGAGTCGGAAAAAACAACAGATAACGCAACGCCCATAAGAAACAATACGAAAAGAGTTTTTGAATTTGTAGTCTTTGTGTCATAACTTAATGCTCAATACGTAATTTGAACACCGCCACATGTTGAGGTGATTGTTTCAAGGCAGTGACCCGACAGCttatatttctttctttattgaatTCACTCATGATAGCAGattatttaaagatattatAATAGCAAAAGTAAAGTGTATGATGCAGCAATGTTTTAAGCAATATTATATTGCGTCACTagcatatcatatatattgaaaaacagTTTCATCAAAATGAAGGTAGTTCATTTGAAATTCGTTCGTACATGTTTCGTCCTCTTTGCGTCACGTGTATAGTTAAACTATTAATTTAACAAGCAAGACCAATAACTTATGAACACGGCTGTCAGTTATAACAAATTTATAGGAACTATACATTTAATGAATGACAAACATACCTGTTGGCCATTCATAACTTCCTTCTACTTTCTGGTCGGAAAGTCCTATCCATACAATATCTCCATGGAAATTTAATGACCTTAGTGAACTCATTAGAAATAAGTTGTCAGTACTGCTTCTTACTACGACAAGATGTCCGCCTTTGGATGTGCAATCGCCATGTGCATGTTCCCAGTCAAAATTGTGATTAAGGACGAATTCATAGCAATAACCGTTATGTGCTATTAATGCACTGCTGCGAATTAAGTTTGAAGGACAGCTACTTACATCGTCCTGGGCCACTACAAAATTGAGGATATAAGGGTTACTAGTAtctaaaattaagaaataattcatgggggcttgaatatatcgttattttaccacgggttggccctttatgacaaatattttaccctgagcgatagcgaggggtaaaatatcggcataaagggacaacccgtggtaaaatctagatatattcaagcccccatgaattatttcgattctaataggacaaaaaCGGCAATTTTTATTGATcgagcgctctaggtggaggccattatttgccattcccataaattaacgcacttttagattggcgtaaaagaacggagaatacagaataagtgacatgctcaaactattcacaaatcttatttatttagatttggatgtattttaatgataacttacttatatgtcttctatttatatgaaaaaaatgggcttataccacattttagcatcgtttgtttacgtttccttgttgtgatgaatttcggtatcaaaagcgtgtattttcccgtaaaatgcttaaattataacgtcatcattctatgacgtcgggtacttcattcataaaaaaacatatgacgtgggagtacgatcggaacagccaatgcaatatattcatattttaccacgggtgtgtactcaaagcgtttgaaggacgtcatgttagaattcgTATTAACATTCATATAATTAATGTTACATTTTAAGCGCCTGTATATGACTTTTTAAGCAGGTTTTTGAACGACAGTCGGGTTATTAAAATGATGAAGTATGTATGGTGGGAAGCAGGTGGCGTATGGCAGGTGTATGGTAGCAAATGTATTCCATGCAATAATATAAACCGTTCAAAAACGTTAAAcggttttaaaattttaatgaatttgtTGATACTAATAACAAtttcacaaggaagctattaaaccaagagttccaaatggtgaagttgaaatcatcccttcgtaaattttacggacgccatcacgagttggttgaccgttatggaataaccctttcacaaatgatatcggatatgttccgtacgtcgtaactacaattcccttccctttcatgaatttgacctaccgaattagactatttaccggatttgtaatcacacaagcaacacgacgggtgccgcatgtggagcagaatctgcttacccttccggagcacctgagatcacccctagtttttggtggggttcgtgttgtttattctttagttttctatgttgtgtcatgtgtactgttgtttttctgtttgtcttttttatttttagccatggcgttgtcagtttgttttagatttacgatatTTGCGATATCACTTTTGTCATTTTGGCgttatgattttttataaaatataagtttcattTTCGAGCAAAAACTAAAGCACCGtcaacatatatgtttttcactATGAGTATTTTATACGTTCAAGATTTGATATGTTGTAAATGGAACTTCATGTAGGGGCGGACACCACAAAACAAGCCTGAAatgattatacattttaaatcatCGTTTAagataaaatcttgaaattgacaaattAATATTCAATAAATGATAGGTTGGTTGTCATTTACATGTTACTTTGTGTCCGTACACACATGCGCCATGTCAGTCGCAATGAAATCAGAAATATGTCAATAAACTCAGATCTATATAACTGGTATTGTAAGATCTGGAGCGAATCAATGTGAAAAACGTATAATCATAAACACAAAGACAACTTTCGTAATTGTTGATAGTCACTTTTCACAACActttacttttgataactataaataaatatgacatatttgtgtatttttgcaAATAGTTTATTAGTTCATTTTTGGCGTTATTATCTATGATTGTGCATTAATACTTTTAGCAAATTACTATTGCATTGTTTTCAGAAATTTGGTGTGTTACGCTAAGCAcgaacaaatttaaatgttattatcatTAAGCAAAGTCTATAATTTCAAAACTGGTggatgaatatttatattgattaaaaCTTCCTACGTTATCTAACATTGTGAAAGCAAAATCGTTTATATAATAAGATAAAGCACGATTACGACGTTATATTTACCAAAAGGAATGTGAATTAACAGTGTGTCACAATATGAACATACACGAATTCTTCTtggttaaaatataattaaatacgtTATTATATGGTTATAATGTTTAACGTTGTAATAAGAacacaagaaaatgtttgtCATAATTGTTCCGTTTTTCTACAAAgcctcaaaaataaattttctaaaataaaaatagaaaaaaatcttcatttcGAATTGAATCAATAATGAATATGAAAagcttcaaattgaaaaaaaaaccaattcttTACTCACAGATGGCAGGAACAAGAAGCATGAAGAAAATCATCATATTTCTAATCTGTTACAAAATGAACCTTTCGAAACTTGTCATAAAGTAAAAGATCAAAAGATAAGAAGAAGGTTAAATTTTCATGTAATGACGTGATGTCATTGTAATGTTTAAAAAGTCTGGAAAAAGACcgtaaataaattaaacaagtATAGGGATAAAAAACGGTTACGCACAAAAACTAGCTGAAATGtatttagaaatgtttttttctattttctatatGCATTTAAAACGGTTCGGATCATTTTGGTCAACTTTTGTAAACCATGGATATAGAGTTTTTCCCGCCGAATCCGTTCAGAACATTGCACTGTACATTTTCCGTTCAACCAAAATAGAAAAAGTTTCTGTCACTTCACTCGGTTGACTttatccattctcaatttagtTTAATAGATAAATAGCGTTACCAAGGAATTTATGTACGAAAAATAAAAGGAtctatttatatgaataaatagaGATGTATGGTATACGTCAATGTGTCGGCATTCAtacaacaacataaaaaacaacacacaaaaaaGTATGTATCTAAAAGTTGCCACAATACACAATAAATCTATAATATAATATGACATGCTATATGTTGTCATTGgtcttttaaagattttacGAAATTAAACAGCAATAATCGATGATTTATAATAGTCCCCAAATCCCCCCCCTCCCCTAAAAAAAGCATGAAGATCTGAAAACGAAAACCGCTGACATGCCTCATTTTGGTAAAACACTAAAACACATGAATAAACTAGCATTGTAAAACGTCTTTCGCCAATGTTAAGTTTAGTTGTCAGTGATATAGTTAAAACATCTTGTCTGAAAGGGACACATGcacttaaataaaattgagaatggaaatgggaaatgcgTCAAAGAGGCAAccacccgaccaaataaaaaaaacaacagcagaaggtcaccaacaggtcttcaatgtagcgagaaattcccgcacccggaggcgtccttcagctggcccctaaacaaatatatactagttcagtgataatgaacaccatactaatttccaaattgtacacaagaaactaaaataaaaataatacaagactaacaaaggccagaggctcctgacttgggacaggcgcaaaaatgcagcggggttaaaaatgtttgtgatatctcaactctccccctatacctctaaccgatgtagaaaagtaaacgtataacaatatgcacattaaaattcagttcaagagaagtccgagtctgatgtcagaagatgtaaccaaagaaaaaaaaatgacaataatacataaataacaacagactactagcagttaactgacatgccagctccattTAAAGCTCATTTATAAGGATAAATCTATAACtaataaatgtatgtaatattcTTGTATCTCCAATTAAAGTAATGAACTTCACACGCACGATAATTATTTCAGAAGTTATCGTTGctgcaaattaaaaaatgaagtcaaagaatgtaaatgataacagctaaatattatcataaaaagtagcaaaatattgctattattgtttttatttcacgCGGTGATGCAATAAAACTGACGTTATCAACGAGAATAACAATTAACCATCATATCTGTATCATGCATTTAAGCAACAAAAGCACTTATTATTTCCATATAATTAAGCGGAACTCAACATCATTGATCACACAAAATTATAAGAGGAACAGAATATCAAAGAAATATGTACTTTACAGATGTTATAATTCGAACTAGATCATTAGATATTAACGAGATAATTCTAATCTAGGAGTATTTACAAGGTTGCTACTAACAACTTTCTgcaacaaaatgtttaaaattatagaatgcatttatttatataaatagttAATTTATCTCCATGGTATTAACAGTTTCATTAATACTATTATGACAGCTAGGCATTAAAAGTGCAGTGTATGTTGACTGAATGAGATTAATGTGTTGTCATGTAAAATGTATTATGTTAATTCTGAAGAGTAAACGTTATTTGTTGTGATTAGGGGTCACAACTTcgtatacaccttatcgctatttattccattccggataagttctaaaattacacaactttttcatccagttgaagctatctgggaccctgtttCAACAATTCAAAATGCATGATGctttttaatgagacctgtttaaactaccgtaaatacttcaaacaaaatatttttttactgcaattttaatttccaaaaaagtggatcatactatatcaaagttttttgatgatcactttctaaagttttttctCCCTCAGCTCACTACTGATGACCTCCATTTTTCGGCCGGTGACCCAAACAGTAAGTTGTgtaaatgactgtttttcccggaatggactaaatagcgataaggtgtattgctGTCCTAACAAGTTTTTGGTTAGTTAAATTTGTTGGTTCGTTTagatatttgataataatataACTTAAATCAGAAGTTTAGTCAAACAGAAGTGCGTCTTCTGGACTTTTAAGGAAAAAGGcgaaaaaattgacaatgattgTTTGGTTATCACCTACAGAACAACATTAACGTATCTGTCTGTAGAACTGAATTAAAAGGGTAGACAAGGTTAACAAGGTGTCTGAAATCTTAAGTCAATTATCCAagataaaaggtaaaatcacaaaaatactgtcCTCCTAGGAAAATCATAACCCTTATCAAATAGTCTagccaaaagctcaaacaaaccAACCAATTAGACAgctttcatattcctgaattggtacagaaattttcttatttagaatataatggattaaacctggttttaaaacTAGCTATACAACCTCAGaagtttgttttaatatgaTGATAATTATGCAAACTGAAAA
Coding sequences within it:
- the LOC134693129 gene encoding macrophage mannose receptor 1-like, with amino-acid sequence MMIFFMLLVPAILAQDDVSSCPSNLIRSSALIAHNGYCYEFVLNHNFDWEHAHGDCTSKGGHLVVVRSSTDNLFLMSSLRSLNFHGDIVWIGLSDQKVEGSYEWPTGEPVTYTNWASGQPDIQAIIEDCIVMKYSDGGHWHDYSCFNYIFHHNNYPWICEYKQEHFAVKTTTTTKTTTTTMPDRERPATTEEGVYLTPGGSATIIGK